Proteins co-encoded in one Hemibagrus wyckioides isolate EC202008001 linkage group LG26, SWU_Hwy_1.0, whole genome shotgun sequence genomic window:
- the tspan34a gene encoding tetraspanin 34a — MCCSGFLKIMMFVFNGVIFLAGAAILGVGIWVTVDSSSMLGVLAHIEDAPPELAQLANVGYLLIAVGSILAVMGFLGCCGAITENKCMLLTFFIIVLLIFIAEVAGAIVVLVFKPLAADILDNLNEKFVAAIQKEYGQNKDFSSVLNSTMTQLKCCGYNNYTDFTGSPFVTSNKLYPEVCCSEDTPKCDLAAAQQSKDVDGCFKALVELIEDNASLLGGVALSIAALEIAAMVVSMVLYNKIGK, encoded by the exons ATGTGCTGCTCGGGGTTCCTGAAAATAATGATGTTCGTCTTCAATGGCGTCATCTTT TTGGCAGGTGCTGCAATCCTGGGTGTAGGGATCTGGGTGACGGTAGACAGCAGCTCCATGCTTGGTGTATTAGCTCACATTGAAGACGCACCCCCTGAGTTGGCTCAGCTGGCTAATGTGGGCTACCTGCTGATCGCAGTGGGGTCCATTCTCGCTGTTATGGGCTTCCTGGGCTGCTGCGGAGCCATAACTGAGAACAAGTGCATGCTTCTGACA TTCTTCATCATCGTGCTTCTCATCTTCATTGCTGAGGTTGCTGGGGCCATTGTAGTTCTGGTGTTTAAGCCCTTG gcggcggacattttggacaatttgaATGAGAAGTTTGTAGCAGCCATCCAGAAAGAGTATGGACAAAATAAAGACTTTAGCAGTGTCCTGAATAGCACCATGAcacag CTGAAATGCTGTGGATACAACAACTACACTGACTTCACAGGATCTCCTTTTGTAACGTCCAACAAACTTTACCCAGAGGTTTGCTGCTCTGAAGATACTCCAAAGTGTGATTTGGCTGCAGCACAACAGTCAAAG GATGTGGATGGTTGTTTCAAAGCGCTGGTCGAACTGATAGAAGATAACGCTTCTTTGCTTGGAGGTGTGGCCCTCAGCATTGCTGCTTTAGAG attGCTGCAATGGTGGTGTCCATGGTCCTGTACAATAAAATTGGGAAATGA
- the LOC131346697 gene encoding serine/threonine-protein kinase pim-2-like, with protein MAGYYRKYGFHTVEREGMENIAKRKLMAVPKVRPEEKVVKRVRIEVGEKYIKTNKTKPCLEVGEKYIKTNKTKPCVEVGEKYIKTNKTKPCVEVGEKYIKTNKTKPCVEVGEKYIKTNKTKPHVEAGEKYIKTNETKPCVEAGEKYIKTNKTKPRVEAGEMCIKTNKTKPHVEAGEIYIKTNKTKPRVEAGEKYIKANKTKPRVEAGEKYIKANKTKPRVEAGEKYIKANKTKPRVEAGEKYIKTNEPCVSKESPLKGKQRNVPRDPRPEVTAEKKKQPERDTFFDRYSMGKLLGKGGNGSVFAGVRRSDKKKVALKFVRKKVNDKYITVPGTTHRLPVEMALMELVCKPPHFPFVIKLLEWFETSKGFIIVLERPDPCVDLFEFGRRVSMSEDMAKIIMEQVIEAARHCRARGVFHRDIKEENILINPDTLKVWLIDFGCGDLHKDTTYNEYCGTPSYYPPEWISSRKCRAEPATVWTLGVLLYSMLCGQKPFLSLGEIVYGQLLFPPHLSRSACSLISWCLQKDPKRRPTLEQMFTHCWF; from the exons GGAGAAGGTGGTTAAAAGGGTGAGAATAGAGGTAGGAGAGAAGTACATAAAGACCAACAAGACTAAGCCCTGTCTAGAGGTAGGAGAGAAGTACATAAAGACCAACAAGACTAAGCCCTGTGTAGAGGTAGGAGAGAAGTACATAAAGACCAACAAGACTAAGCCCTGTGTAGAGGTAGGAGAGAAGTACATAAAGACCAACAAGACTAAGCCCTGTGTAGAGGTAGGAGAGAAGTACATAAAGACCAACAAGACTAAGCCCCATGTAGAGGCAGGAGAGAAGTACATAAAGACCAATGAGACTAAGCCCTGCGTAGAGGCAGGAGAGAAGTACATAAAGACCAACAAGACTAAGCCCCGTGTAGAGGCAGGAGAAATGTGCATAAAGACCAACAAGACTAAGCCCCATGTAGAGGCAGGAGAAATTTACATAAAGACCAACAAGACTAAGCCCCGTGTAGAGGCAGGAGAGAAGTACATAAAGGCCAACAAGACTAAGCCCCGTGTAGAGGCAGGAGAGAAGTACATAAAGGCCAACAAGACTAAGCCCCGTGTAGAGGCAGGAGAGAAGTACATAAAGGCCAACAAGACTAAGCCCCGTGTAGAGGCAGGAGAGAAGTACATAAAGACCAATGAGCCCTGTGTCAGCAAGGAGAGTCCCTTGAAAGGGAAGCAGAGGAATGTTCCTCGAGACCCCAGGCCTGAAGTGACAGCGGAAAAGAAGAAGCAACCAGAGAGAG ACACCTTTTTTGATCGCTACTCTATGGGAAAACTGCTAGGAAAAGGAGGAAATGGTTCAGTCTTTGCAGGTGTCCGGAGGTCTGATAAGAAAAAG GTGGCCTTGAAGTTTGTACGCAAGAAAGTGAATGACAAGTACATCACAGTT CCCGGTACCACACACAGACTCCCTGTTGAGATGGCGCTTATGGAACTTGTGTGCAAGCCGCCTCACTTCCCATTCGTGATCAAGCTGCTGGAGTGGTTCGAGACGTCCAAAGGCTTCATCATTGTCTTGGAGAGGCCGGACCCCTGCGTTGATCTCTTCGAATTCGGCAGGCGTGTGAGCATGTCTGAGGATATGGCTAAAATCATCATGGAGCAAGTCATTGAGGCTGCACGTCACTGCCGTGCCCGGGGTGTGTTCCACCGTGATATCAAGGAGGAAAATATTCTCATCAACCCGGACACCCTTAAAGTGTGGCTGATTGATTTTGGCTGCGGCGATCTACATAAGGACACCACCTACAACGAATATTGTg gCACTCCAAGTTACTACCCACCTGAATGGATCAGCAGTAGAAAGTGCAGGGCGGAACCGGCCACTGTCTGGACTCTGGGTGTCCTCCTGTACAGCATGCTGTGTGGACAAAAGCCATTTCTCAGTCTGGGCGAAATTGTTTATGGCCAGCTGCTTTTCCCACCTCATCTGTCTAGAT CTGCCTGCAGTCTGATAAGCTGGTGTCTTCAGAAAGACCCGAAAAGACGGCCAACACTCGAGCAGATGTTCACCCACTGCTGGTTCTGA